CTCTGTAATAAATACGTCAGCCAGATAGGCATATGTGGCAAAATCGGAAATCACCCGCGCGAAACCCACCTGTTCTTCCCCCAGGTACACTCCGAAGCAAAGCGAGTTCTGCACCGAACGAATTACAATTTCACGCGGTATCCCCTGGCTCCAATACGCCTCCTTATGTAAAAAAGAATACACACGGTCAAGATCGAGCCGATCACGGTCAGTCGATACGGTATACATCTTCACTTCTCCTCTCTATAATGGCCTTCCTTACTGAATGTACACGCAAACGGTCGATCTGTCTCCGGCCAATTGGCGGTTTTGTTACCCGCCAATTTTTATATGATAAAGGCAAACGTTACAAAAAGGAGGCGATTCGTTGGACTGGAAACCGGATCCCAATAAGGCAGAACCGATTTTTCGCCAGATCGTCCATTATTTTGAAGAAGAGATATTGAAAGGCGAACTGGCTCCCGGCTCGCCGCTTCCAGCGGAGCGTCAAATGGCAGTCAATCTTGGCGTTCACCGCAGCACCGTCACGCTCGCTTACGATGAACTGAAGGCGACGGGTCTCATTCAATCCCGGCAAGGCAGCGGTACGCGGGTTAGCGAGCATCTGTGGGGTATCGATCCGAAACGAGTACCCAATTGGAAAAGCTACACAACGAATGGCGCATTTCAGCCCAGCTTGCCAATCATCCGAAAAATCCGGGATGCGAGTCAGATTCCGGGCATTATCAATCTGGCCCGGGGAGAACTGGCGCCCGACCTGTTACCTTATCAATCTTTGAACCGTCTTCTCCAGCAGGCATCGCTCTCCATCCCACTCGGCTACCCCGATCCGAAGGGGGATCTCACTTTACGTTCCACACTTGCCGATCTTCTGGCAGTGGAACATTCTAGCCGTGTGTCTCCTGAGCAGATTATAATTACTGCAGGAGCCCAGCAGGCGCTGCATCTGATTGCCATCTGTCTGCTGCAGCCGGGCGATGCGGTTGGCTTAGAGGAACCGTCCTATTTATATTCCTTGCCGCTGTGTAGTTCTGCCGGACTTCGCCTGTTTCGCATACCGATGGATGAGGACGGGCTTTTGCCGGAAGCAGTCGCTTCGCTCCAACGAAAACATAGAATCAAGATGATTTTTGTCAACCCTACCTATCAGAATTCGGCAACCACCACTCTGGATTTGGACCGCAGGCAAAAACTGCTCGATATCTGCACTCGGCTTCGCATCCCGATTGTAGAGGATGCTGCGTATGCGGATTTAAACCTGCAAGGGACAGCCTTGCCTCCGCTGCCTCTATTCGTGATGGATAACGGAAATCAGACCGTCATGTATGTAGGAAGTCTTTCCAAATCGGTGGCGCCCGGGTTGCGTATTGGCTGGATCGTGGGACCTGAGCAGGTGATCGGGAGACTTGCCGACGCGAAGCAGCAGATCGACCTGGGAACAAGTGCTGTCAACCAGCACATAACCCACATCTACCTGACTGCAGGTGAGTGGAAAGAAAATGTGGAAAAATTACGACGGAAGTTGACGATTCGAAGAGATCGAGGAGGGGATTCAGCGGCTGCGGGCTGTATTAAGATAGTCCGTTCGGTTTCCTACAGAACGTAAGCTGACAGGGATTTTCTCCCTACTCGCTCGGCCCTGCGTTACCTCGCCCGGCACAGCGTAAAACCTTTTACAACGCCTGTTCGTTTCTTCGTTGTCAGTAATAGTTTTGGATGTTTCGGATCCTCTTCCAATTTCAGTCTCAGCTGTCGTATTTAAACATAAAGGTTGTTGATATTCACTTCTTCTCTGTCCTGCCATACAAGCTCATATAATTCCTGACTGCTTAACGGCGCTTCTGTTCGCTGCACAAGCGCCAACAGGAGACGAAATTCTATATTGGTAAGCTGAAACAATTTCCCGTTTCGGATCACCGTCCGGTTTAAATAATCAAAATATACATTGTCCCCGAGCGGAACGCTATTTTCAATCATTTCCTGCGAAACGGCCGACTGAACCCGCATTGGGCGGTTCAAAAACTGGAGAAATTTACTAAATCCTTCTGATAACCGCAACGCCGTTTGTTCGTACTCTTGCACGCTTCCTGATTCGGTTTGCTCTGAACTTAACAGCAAAACAGGTGCATTCGTATTTTTGCGCATTTCCCGGAAAAACTGAAAATCCTCATGGGTACATTGCGGAATATCCAATAACACGGTCATCCAATCCGTTTCTTTCAGTTGTTTCCGGGCTTGCGCCCGGGACGGAACATGAATGACTTCCAGTTCCGTGAACAGATGTTGAAACAACGTAACT
The sequence above is a segment of the Effusibacillus dendaii genome. Coding sequences within it:
- a CDS encoding GNAT family N-acetyltransferase, yielding MYTVSTDRDRLDLDRVYSFLHKEAYWSQGIPREIVIRSVQNSLCFGVYLGEEQVGFARVISDFATYAYLADVFITEPHRGRGLSKLLLESILSHPDLQGIRRFMLMTQDAQGLYEKFGFQTVAVPDMHMERVVPIDQLYGSD
- a CDS encoding aminotransferase-like domain-containing protein, translated to MDWKPDPNKAEPIFRQIVHYFEEEILKGELAPGSPLPAERQMAVNLGVHRSTVTLAYDELKATGLIQSRQGSGTRVSEHLWGIDPKRVPNWKSYTTNGAFQPSLPIIRKIRDASQIPGIINLARGELAPDLLPYQSLNRLLQQASLSIPLGYPDPKGDLTLRSTLADLLAVEHSSRVSPEQIIITAGAQQALHLIAICLLQPGDAVGLEEPSYLYSLPLCSSAGLRLFRIPMDEDGLLPEAVASLQRKHRIKMIFVNPTYQNSATTTLDLDRRQKLLDICTRLRIPIVEDAAYADLNLQGTALPPLPLFVMDNGNQTVMYVGSLSKSVAPGLRIGWIVGPEQVIGRLADAKQQIDLGTSAVNQHITHIYLTAGEWKENVEKLRRKLTIRRDRGGDSAAAGCIKIVRSVSYRT
- a CDS encoding winged helix-turn-helix domain-containing protein, producing the protein MERGLVIKLMLVSENDAQVTLFQHLFTELEVIHVPSRAQARKQLKETDWMTVLLDIPQCTHEDFQFFREMRKNTNAPVLLLSSEQTESGSVQEYEQTALRLSEGFSKFLQFLNRPMRVQSAVSQEMIENSVPLGDNVYFDYLNRTVIRNGKLFQLTNIEFRLLLALVQRTEAPLSSQELYELVWQDREEVNINNLYV